The following proteins are encoded in a genomic region of Mycobacterium kiyosense:
- the rnz gene encoding ribonuclease Z: MIEVTLLGTGSPVPDPNRAGPATLVRAGEQVFLVDCGRGVLQRAAAVGVAAAGLSGLLLTHLHSDHIAELGDLLITNWITTFTPDPPPLQIIGPPGTAEVVELTLKAFGHDISYRIAHHADLNAPPSVEVHEHTDGVVWDRDGVTIRVAPTDHRPVAPTIGFRVEFDGASVVLAGDTVPCASLDALAAGADGLVHTAIRKDILTHVPQQRVKDVCDYHSSVAEAAATAARAGVATLILTHYVPPLVAGQEDQWRALAATEFSGQIELGDDLHRVEVSARP; the protein is encoded by the coding sequence ATGATCGAGGTCACGCTACTTGGCACCGGAAGTCCCGTCCCCGACCCGAACCGGGCCGGGCCCGCGACCCTGGTGCGCGCCGGCGAGCAGGTGTTCCTGGTGGACTGCGGGCGGGGCGTGCTGCAACGCGCGGCGGCGGTCGGGGTGGCAGCCGCCGGATTATCCGGCCTGTTGCTCACCCACCTGCACAGCGACCACATCGCCGAACTGGGCGATCTGCTGATCACGAATTGGATCACCACCTTCACCCCCGATCCCCCGCCGCTGCAGATCATCGGCCCGCCGGGCACCGCGGAGGTGGTGGAGCTGACGCTCAAGGCGTTCGGCCACGACATCAGCTACCGGATCGCCCACCACGCCGACCTGAACGCCCCGCCGTCGGTCGAGGTCCACGAGCACACCGACGGCGTGGTGTGGGACCGTGACGGCGTCACCATCCGGGTCGCGCCCACCGATCACCGCCCGGTGGCGCCGACGATCGGCTTCCGCGTCGAGTTCGACGGTGCGTCGGTGGTGCTGGCCGGCGACACGGTGCCGTGCGCGAGTCTGGACGCACTGGCTGCCGGCGCAGACGGGTTGGTGCACACCGCGATCCGCAAAGACATCCTGACCCACGTGCCGCAGCAGCGGGTCAAGGACGTCTGCGACTACCACTCATCGGTGGCGGAGGCGGCCGCGACGGCGGCCCGTGCCGGGGTGGCGACGCTGATCCTGACGCATTACGTACCGCCGCTGGTGGCAGGCCAGGAGGACCAGTGGCGAGCGCTGGCGGCCACCGAGTTCAGCGGGCAGATCGAACTCGGCGACGACCTGCACCGGGTCGAGGTGTCGGCGCGCCCCTAG
- the rpsT gene encoding 30S ribosomal protein S20 → MANIKSQQKRNRTNERARLRNKSVKSSLRTAIRAFREATHAGEKDKAAELLVSTSRKLDKAASKGVIHKNQAANKKSALAQAFNKLG, encoded by the coding sequence GTGGCCAACATCAAGTCGCAGCAGAAGCGCAACCGGACTAACGAGCGCGCCCGGCTGCGCAACAAGTCGGTGAAGTCTTCGCTCCGTACCGCCATTCGCGCGTTCCGGGAAGCCACCCACGCCGGTGAGAAGGACAAGGCCGCTGAGCTGCTGGTGTCGACCAGCCGCAAGCTGGACAAGGCCGCGAGCAAGGGCGTGATCCATAAGAACCAGGCCGCCAACAAGAAGTCGGCGCTGGCGCAGGCGTTCAACAAGCTCGGCTGA
- a CDS encoding acyl-CoA dehydrogenase, translating to MDFQLSEEQTLLRDTTRELLSRSYDPESRNKVIDTELGWSREVWNQLAETGILGLGFDPDEAGQIEIMVVLTEFGRRLAPEPIVHAALAPGALIAELGNDRQREILDEVSAGQRLLAFAHLEPGQRGAAAEITTKAVQQGDSWAISGRKNPVPAGDSAQTLVVSAALPDGGTGLFLVDAGAATRKSYATFDGQRGAQIDFDATAAEPLGSAGQDASEAVRNAVIRIQSALCAEALGAMEEALRLTTEYLKTRKQFGVTLNKFQALTQRAADMYVSLELARSMTLYAAMSIADGNYDPLIAARAKLQIGRSGRHIGQEAIQLHGGIGMTAEYPVGHYTARLTAIDNTLGTAGDQLRVLIDHVGDYDLAKL from the coding sequence ATGGACTTTCAGTTGAGCGAAGAGCAGACGCTGCTGCGCGACACCACCCGCGAATTGCTGTCGCGCAGCTACGACCCGGAGAGCCGCAATAAGGTGATCGACACCGAACTCGGCTGGAGCCGCGAGGTGTGGAATCAGTTGGCCGAGACCGGGATTCTGGGCCTCGGCTTCGACCCCGACGAGGCCGGGCAGATCGAGATCATGGTGGTGCTCACCGAATTCGGCCGCCGGCTGGCGCCCGAGCCCATCGTGCATGCTGCGTTGGCGCCCGGCGCGCTGATCGCCGAGCTGGGCAACGACCGGCAGCGGGAAATCCTCGACGAGGTGTCCGCGGGGCAACGGTTGCTGGCGTTCGCCCACCTAGAGCCCGGCCAGCGTGGCGCCGCCGCTGAGATCACCACTAAAGCTGTGCAACAAGGCGATTCGTGGGCCATCAGCGGACGCAAGAACCCGGTACCGGCGGGCGACAGCGCCCAGACGCTGGTGGTCAGCGCGGCGCTGCCCGACGGCGGCACCGGCCTGTTCCTGGTCGACGCGGGCGCGGCGACGCGCAAATCCTATGCCACCTTCGACGGTCAGCGCGGCGCCCAAATCGACTTCGACGCAACCGCCGCCGAGCCGCTCGGGTCGGCGGGACAGGACGCTTCCGAAGCCGTCCGCAACGCCGTCATCCGCATCCAGTCGGCGCTGTGCGCCGAGGCGCTGGGTGCAATGGAGGAAGCGCTGCGGCTGACCACCGAATACCTCAAGACCCGCAAGCAGTTCGGGGTGACTCTCAACAAATTCCAGGCGCTGACCCAACGCGCCGCTGACATGTACGTGTCGCTGGAACTGGCGCGCAGCATGACCCTCTACGCCGCCATGTCGATCGCCGACGGCAACTACGATCCGCTGATCGCCGCGCGCGCCAAGCTGCAGATCGGCCGCTCCGGCCGGCACATCGGCCAGGAGGCCATCCAACTACACGGCGGCATCGGCATGACCGCGGAGTACCCGGTGGGCCATTACACCGCGCGTCTCACCGCGATCGACAACACGCTCGGTACCGCCGG
- a CDS encoding acyl-CoA dehydrogenase: MKLALTPDEAAFRDELRTFFTTKVPADVRERVRNGQSLTREQIVDNHKLLHENGLAVPGWPVEWGGKDWTPTQSQIYNDEMQLASVPEPLNFNTKMVGPVIAEFGSQEIKERFLPPTAALDIWWCQGFSEPEAGSDLASLRTTAVRDGDSYVVNGQKTWTTLGQYADWIFCLVRTDPQAPKRQAGISFLLMEMDTPGITWRPIKLIDGGVEVNEVFFSDVRVPANQLVGEENQGWTYAKFLLGNERTGIAQVGRTKVRLAEVKRHAKANGLIDDPLFAARLAEAENEILALELTQARVVSGSSGGKPNPASSVLKLRGSQLQQLSTELMVEVAGADALPVNGDGIASPAWAQSSAPHYLNYRKTSIYGGSNEVQRNIIASTILGL, translated from the coding sequence ATGAAGCTGGCGCTCACCCCCGACGAAGCCGCGTTCCGCGACGAACTTCGTACCTTTTTCACCACCAAGGTCCCCGCCGACGTCCGCGAGCGGGTACGCAACGGCCAATCGCTGACCCGCGAGCAGATCGTCGACAATCACAAGTTGCTGCACGAGAACGGGCTGGCCGTACCCGGTTGGCCCGTCGAATGGGGCGGCAAGGATTGGACACCCACCCAGTCGCAGATCTACAACGACGAGATGCAGCTGGCCAGTGTGCCCGAGCCGCTGAACTTCAACACCAAGATGGTCGGGCCGGTGATCGCCGAGTTCGGGTCGCAGGAGATCAAGGAGCGGTTCCTACCGCCGACCGCCGCCCTGGACATCTGGTGGTGCCAGGGCTTCTCCGAGCCCGAAGCCGGCTCGGACCTGGCCTCGTTGCGCACCACCGCGGTCCGCGACGGCGACAGCTATGTGGTCAACGGGCAGAAGACGTGGACGACGCTGGGCCAGTACGCGGACTGGATCTTCTGCCTGGTGCGCACCGACCCGCAGGCGCCCAAGCGTCAGGCCGGCATCTCGTTCCTGCTGATGGAGATGGACACCCCGGGCATCACGTGGCGACCGATCAAGCTGATCGACGGCGGCGTCGAGGTCAACGAAGTCTTCTTCTCCGACGTCCGAGTGCCCGCCAATCAGCTTGTCGGAGAAGAGAATCAGGGCTGGACGTATGCGAAGTTCCTGTTGGGCAACGAACGCACCGGCATCGCGCAGGTCGGCCGCACCAAGGTGCGGCTGGCCGAGGTGAAGCGGCACGCGAAAGCGAACGGGCTGATCGACGACCCGCTTTTCGCCGCCCGGCTGGCTGAGGCCGAGAACGAGATCCTGGCACTGGAACTCACTCAGGCCCGGGTGGTTTCGGGGTCCTCGGGCGGTAAACCGAACCCGGCGTCCTCAGTGCTCAAACTGCGCGGCAGCCAGCTGCAGCAGCTTTCCACCGAGTTGATGGTCGAGGTCGCCGGCGCCGACGCGCTACCGGTCAACGGTGACGGGATCGCCTCACCGGCCTGGGCGCAAAGCAGTGCCCCGCACTACCTCAACTACCGCAAAACCTCAATCTACGGCGGCAGCAACGAGGTTCAGCGCAACATCATCGCGTCCACCATTCTCGGATTGTGA